A single window of Oscillospiraceae bacterium DNA harbors:
- the guaA gene encoding glutamine-hydrolyzing GMP synthase, with the protein MEKVLVLDFGGQYSQVIARRVRECRVYSEVRSHKTALEEIRGGGYRGIILTGGPDDVFAPGAPGCDAALFSLGVPVLGICYGAQWMAYTLGGTVRRADVGEYGNVMLHVRPGSRLLADVPAKTVCWMSHGNSIFKVPDGFQLTATTPDCPVAAMEDPARGLYAVQFHPEVSHTPEGERVLRQFLYEICDCHGEWVMSSFIENAVRGLRMRIGARNVLCALSGGVDSSVAAALLHRAVGEQLVCIFVDHGLLRKGEAEQVQTTFEEQFGMRLIVADARERFLEKLAGVSDPERKRKIIGEEFIRVFEAEARKLGAVECLVQGTIYPDVIESGATGAAALIKSHHNVGGLPEKLDFREIIEPLATLFKDEVRRLGEELGLPREIVWRQPFPGPGLGVRVIGDVTQEKLDILREADFIFTQEIEAARPDPMPSQYFAVLTNLRSVGVMGDGRSYDCAVGLRAVTTVDFMTADWCELPLPLLRRVSARIVNEIPGVNRVVYDVTTKPPATIEWE; encoded by the coding sequence ATGGAGAAAGTGTTGGTGCTGGATTTTGGCGGGCAGTACAGCCAAGTCATCGCGCGGCGGGTGCGTGAGTGCCGCGTCTATTCCGAGGTGCGTTCTCACAAAACCGCACTGGAGGAGATCCGGGGGGGCGGATATCGGGGGATCATTCTCACCGGCGGCCCGGATGATGTCTTCGCGCCCGGCGCGCCCGGCTGTGACGCCGCGCTGTTTTCGCTGGGAGTCCCGGTGCTGGGTATCTGTTATGGGGCCCAGTGGATGGCCTACACGCTGGGCGGGACGGTGCGCCGCGCGGATGTGGGTGAATACGGAAACGTTATGCTCCATGTCCGTCCCGGCAGCCGACTGCTGGCCGACGTGCCGGCGAAGACGGTCTGCTGGATGAGCCACGGCAACAGCATTTTCAAAGTGCCGGACGGGTTTCAGCTCACTGCGACGACCCCCGACTGCCCAGTGGCGGCGATGGAGGATCCAGCGCGGGGGCTGTACGCCGTGCAGTTCCACCCGGAGGTCTCTCACACGCCGGAGGGAGAGCGGGTGCTGCGGCAGTTCCTGTATGAGATCTGCGACTGTCACGGGGAGTGGGTCATGTCTTCGTTCATTGAAAACGCTGTGCGCGGCCTGCGGATGCGCATTGGAGCGCGCAATGTACTCTGTGCGCTGTCCGGCGGTGTGGACTCCTCGGTGGCCGCCGCACTGTTGCACCGTGCGGTGGGTGAGCAGCTCGTCTGCATCTTTGTGGACCACGGTCTGCTGCGCAAGGGAGAGGCCGAACAGGTGCAGACCACCTTTGAGGAACAGTTTGGCATGCGGCTGATCGTGGCGGACGCGCGGGAGCGATTTTTAGAGAAGCTCGCGGGCGTATCCGACCCGGAGCGCAAACGCAAGATCATCGGAGAAGAGTTCATCCGCGTCTTTGAGGCCGAGGCCCGAAAGTTGGGTGCGGTCGAGTGTCTGGTGCAGGGCACGATCTATCCGGACGTTATCGAGAGTGGGGCCACAGGCGCCGCCGCGCTCATCAAGAGCCACCACAATGTGGGCGGACTGCCCGAGAAGCTGGATTTCCGGGAGATCATCGAACCGCTCGCCACGCTGTTCAAGGACGAAGTACGGCGCCTGGGCGAGGAGCTCGGTCTGCCCCGCGAGATTGTATGGCGGCAGCCGTTCCCCGGCCCGGGACTGGGGGTCCGTGTGATTGGGGATGTAACGCAGGAAAAGCTGGACATCCTGCGTGAGGCCGATTTCATTTTTACGCAGGAGATCGAAGCGGCTCGGCCCGACCCCATGCCCAGCCAATATTTTGCCGTACTCACAAACCTGCGCAGCGTGGGCGTCATGGGCGACGGCCGCTCCTACGACTGCGCGGTAGGTCTGCGCGCCGTGACCACGGTGGACTTCATGACAGCCGACTGGTGTGAGCTTCCCCTCCCTCTGCTGCGTCGCGTCTCCGCCCGCATCGTCAACGAGATCCCCGGCGTCAACCGCGTCGTCTACGACGTGACCACCAAACCCCCGGCCACAATTGAGTGGGAGTGA
- the hisH gene encoding imidazole glycerol phosphate synthase subunit HisH encodes MIAIVDYGMGNLHSVEKAFAYLGVPSVITDRADEIEQAGHVVLPGVGAFGDACDRLREKKLMEVLARRAGDGRPFLGICLGMQLLFAGSEEAPGVPGLGLFSGIFQKFPEKIGKVPHMGWNRLTYGPNCPLFAGLPAEAEMYFVHSFALYERTHAVAETEYGGVFYSAVGRGGLYGVQFHPEKSGRTGLALLRNFARWEGTPC; translated from the coding sequence TTGATAGCCATTGTGGATTATGGCATGGGGAATCTGCACAGCGTGGAGAAAGCCTTCGCGTATCTCGGGGTGCCGTCCGTGATTACGGACCGGGCGGACGAGATCGAGCAGGCCGGCCACGTGGTACTGCCCGGCGTAGGCGCCTTTGGAGATGCCTGCGACCGACTGCGGGAAAAGAAATTGATGGAAGTCCTGGCTCGCCGGGCCGGGGACGGACGCCCGTTTTTGGGGATCTGCCTGGGGATGCAGCTTCTGTTTGCGGGCAGCGAGGAGGCCCCCGGTGTGCCGGGACTGGGTCTCTTTTCAGGGATATTCCAAAAATTTCCAGAAAAGATCGGCAAGGTGCCGCATATGGGGTGGAACCGCCTCACATATGGGCCGAACTGTCCGCTCTTCGCGGGTCTGCCGGCAGAGGCGGAGATGTATTTTGTCCACAGCTTCGCGCTTTACGAGCGGACACACGCCGTGGCCGAGACAGAGTACGGCGGCGTCTTCTATTCGGCGGTCGGGCGGGGCGGGTTGTACGGGGTGCAGTTTCACCCGGAGAAGAGCGGTCGGACCGGGCTCGCGCTGCTGCGCAATTTCGCGCGCTGGGAGGGAACGCCGTGCTGA
- a CDS encoding response regulator transcription factor, whose translation MSKNNAKKILVIEDDADIAEIERDFLEMNGFEAVCEAEGRKGMERALSGAFDLILLDLMLPGIDGYEICRNIRAKIDTPILMVTARVEDADKVRGLGLGADDYIAKPFSPTELVARVKANIAQYERLKSVSAKQPAYETEKEIDLGYLRINPNTRYVHVGEKEIDLKNKEYELLYFLVSNAEIVFSKDHLYETIWGMDAYGDTKTVAVHISRLREKIEKNPSNPEHLQTVWGAGYRFKK comes from the coding sequence GTGAGCAAAAATAACGCCAAAAAGATTTTGGTGATTGAGGACGACGCAGATATAGCGGAGATCGAGCGCGATTTTTTGGAAATGAACGGATTCGAGGCCGTCTGTGAAGCGGAGGGGCGCAAAGGGATGGAGCGGGCGCTCTCGGGCGCCTTCGACTTGATCCTTCTCGACCTGATGCTGCCCGGAATCGACGGCTACGAGATCTGCCGGAATATCCGCGCGAAGATCGACACACCCATTCTGATGGTCACGGCCCGCGTCGAGGACGCGGACAAGGTGCGCGGACTCGGACTCGGCGCGGACGATTATATCGCGAAACCGTTCTCGCCGACCGAGCTTGTGGCGCGTGTCAAGGCGAACATCGCCCAATACGAGCGGCTCAAATCCGTCTCTGCCAAGCAACCGGCCTATGAAACGGAAAAGGAGATTGATTTGGGATACCTGCGCATAAACCCCAATACCAGATACGTGCATGTCGGGGAGAAAGAGATAGACTTGAAGAATAAGGAATACGAGCTCTTATACTTTCTCGTTTCCAATGCGGAGATCGTGTTCAGCAAAGACCATCTGTATGAGACGATATGGGGCATGGACGCCTACGGAGATACGAAAACCGTCGCGGTACATATCAGCCGCCTGCGGGAGAAGATCGAGAAGAACCCCTCGAATCCCGAACACTTGCAAACGGTATGGGGCGCCGGGTATCGGTTCAAGAAATAA
- a CDS encoding HAMP domain-containing histidine kinase yields the protein MAIKRRLFISNTLMVAIPVILCILFAAVMSLAMMGIFGSFGGRSLDDERFYQAKRSISALDGAAQEDELLRAVDVIAKSNENAHIAISIYKAGQPLGAPAPDTPLLTAALRQDETHIITLDHTALFVRTVGEYHIILTDTNYYLNDDTFYLSYVVTMGFGMLVLIVVIIVITNRILTRVIARSIMAPIDALSYGVTQICEGNLTFRLDYLGKDEFGPVCAAFNDMAERLQKLENMRRSDEESRKELIAGISHDLRTPLTSIKAYLEGIEKGVAESPERRRKYLEIIGKKTADLEHIIHQLFLFSKLDIGEFPMDTELLNVGRTVSEIAGGLAEEYRDKGLLLALRQGPPDVFITADAVWLRNVMINILENSAKYKTAEIGRVTVECGESAGDVEIALTDDGPGVPKAALDKLFDVFYRTDPSRNTKGSGLGLAISERIVRRMGGGISARLPRGGGLTIALRFPARQDERRITK from the coding sequence ATGGCCATAAAACGCCGTCTATTTATATCCAATACTTTGATGGTCGCTATACCCGTCATCCTCTGTATCCTATTTGCCGCCGTGATGAGTCTCGCGATGATGGGTATTTTCGGGAGCTTTGGCGGGCGTTCCCTTGACGATGAACGGTTTTATCAGGCCAAAAGAAGCATTTCGGCTCTTGACGGTGCGGCACAAGAGGACGAGTTGCTTCGCGCGGTAGACGTCATAGCCAAAAGCAACGAGAATGCGCACATTGCGATTTCTATTTACAAAGCCGGACAGCCGCTCGGCGCGCCGGCGCCGGATACGCCGCTGCTTACAGCCGCGCTTAGACAGGACGAAACACATATCATTACTCTTGACCATACGGCATTATTTGTGCGAACAGTAGGCGAATACCACATCATTTTGACAGATACCAACTACTATTTGAACGATGATACATTCTATCTTTCCTATGTGGTTACAATGGGATTCGGGATGCTCGTCCTGATTGTAGTGATTATTGTCATCACCAACAGAATATTGACACGCGTCATAGCAAGAAGCATTATGGCGCCGATTGACGCACTCTCCTACGGCGTGACACAAATTTGCGAGGGCAATCTGACATTCCGGCTGGATTATCTGGGGAAAGATGAATTTGGCCCGGTGTGCGCCGCGTTCAACGATATGGCCGAACGTCTGCAAAAGCTGGAAAATATGCGGCGAAGCGACGAGGAAAGTCGCAAGGAATTGATAGCCGGCATTTCTCACGATTTGAGAACGCCGCTGACATCCATAAAGGCGTATCTTGAAGGGATCGAGAAGGGCGTGGCCGAGTCGCCGGAGCGCCGGCGGAAATATCTTGAGATCATTGGGAAGAAGACCGCCGACCTGGAGCACATCATCCATCAACTGTTTCTGTTTTCAAAGCTGGATATCGGCGAATTCCCGATGGATACGGAACTTTTGAACGTCGGACGGACGGTTTCGGAGATTGCCGGCGGTCTTGCCGAAGAATACAGGGATAAAGGTTTGCTGCTCGCGTTGAGGCAAGGCCCGCCGGACGTTTTCATAACCGCAGACGCGGTATGGCTGCGAAATGTGATGATAAATATCCTTGAAAACAGCGCGAAATACAAGACCGCCGAAATCGGCAGGGTGACTGTCGAATGCGGCGAATCGGCCGGCGACGTTGAGATCGCTCTTACCGACGACGGTCCCGGCGTGCCGAAAGCCGCGCTTGACAAGCTGTTCGATGTGTTTTACCGGACCGACCCGTCGCGGAACACGAAGGGCAGCGGCCTCGGCCTTGCCATAAGCGAGCGGATCGTAAGACGTATGGGCGGCGGGATATCCGCGAGACTTCCGCGGGGCGGCGGCCTTACTATCGCGTTGCGTTTCCCCGCCCGTCAAGACGAAAGGAGGATAACAAAGTGA
- a CDS encoding Fic family protein has product MFGLLGERRITVENIKALHRLFFKSIDEPRAGVWRDVSIIVTGSEHEFPAPAELEGLMADLGRWMETERDTMHPVRYAAMLHLKFVIIHPFVDGNGRVARLLMNAALIQDGYMLAVVPPVLRPDYLTAIRRYQQKGETGPFCDFIAEQVLESEKEIMRLLHIPSFKA; this is encoded by the coding sequence ATGTTTGGGCTGCTTGGGGAGCGGCGTATCACTGTAGAGAACATCAAAGCCCTGCATCGCTTATTCTTTAAGTCCATCGACGAGCCTCGCGCAGGCGTCTGGCGCGATGTGAGCATTATTGTCACAGGCTCCGAGCATGAGTTCCCCGCTCCTGCTGAACTGGAAGGGCTTATGGCCGACCTTGGTCGGTGGATGGAAACCGAGCGGGACACGATGCACCCTGTCCGCTATGCGGCCATGCTCCATTTGAAGTTTGTCATCATCCACCCTTTCGTCGACGGGAATGGGCGCGTTGCGCGGCTCCTTATGAACGCTGCGCTCATTCAGGACGGATATATGCTCGCCGTGGTGCCTCCCGTTCTGCGCCCGGATTATCTCACAGCCATACGCAGATACCAGCAAAAAGGGGAGACTGGGCCGTTTTGCGACTTCATCGCCGAGCAGGTGTTGGAATCCGAAAAGGAGATTATGCGACTGCTTCATATCCCGTCCTTCAAAGCATAG
- the hisF gene encoding imidazole glycerol phosphate synthase subunit HisF, producing the protein MLTKRIIPCLDVAEGRVVKGVSFEALRDAGDPVEAARRYDEKGADELVFLDIKASKENRGTLLSMVERTAREVFIPFTVGGGIRTLEDIRDILRSGADKVGINTAAVQTPDLIDRASRRFGAQCIVISIDVLRRGEGRWEVFTHGGSRPTGRDALDWAREVARRGAGEILLTSIDADGGRDGYDVEITALVSQAVHVPVIASGGAGTPAHFYDALTRGRADAVLAASLFHFGELDIWVLKQYLAERGIPVRRAIGTFVT; encoded by the coding sequence GTGCTGACGAAACGGATTATCCCCTGTCTGGATGTGGCTGAGGGCCGTGTGGTGAAGGGCGTCTCCTTTGAGGCTCTCCGCGACGCGGGGGACCCGGTGGAGGCGGCCCGCCGGTACGACGAGAAGGGCGCCGACGAGCTAGTCTTTTTAGACATCAAGGCATCCAAGGAAAACCGGGGCACGCTGCTGTCAATGGTGGAGCGCACAGCCCGCGAGGTCTTCATCCCTTTCACGGTGGGCGGCGGCATCCGTACGCTGGAGGACATCCGGGACATCCTGCGCAGCGGGGCCGATAAGGTGGGTATCAACACGGCCGCCGTGCAGACGCCGGACCTCATCGACCGCGCTTCGCGGCGTTTTGGCGCCCAGTGCATTGTCATTTCCATCGATGTGCTTCGCCGTGGAGAGGGGCGCTGGGAGGTGTTTACCCATGGCGGCAGCCGCCCGACAGGGCGGGACGCGCTTGATTGGGCGCGGGAGGTGGCGCGGCGCGGCGCGGGCGAGATCCTACTGACCTCGATTGACGCCGACGGTGGTCGGGACGGCTACGACGTGGAGATCACCGCCCTCGTCTCCCAGGCGGTGCATGTGCCCGTGATTGCCTCTGGCGGCGCCGGGACGCCGGCGCACTTTTATGACGCGCTGACCCGTGGCCGGGCGGACGCCGTACTGGCGGCCAGCCTGTTTCATTTCGGCGAACTTGACATCTGGGTGCTCAAACAGTATCTGGCCGAGCGGGGCATTCCTGTCCGTCGCGCCATCGGGACTTTTGTCACCTGA